The following are from one region of the Arachis duranensis cultivar V14167 chromosome 10, aradu.V14167.gnm2.J7QH, whole genome shotgun sequence genome:
- the LOC107469888 gene encoding uncharacterized protein LOC107469888 yields the protein MALPSTITKLNHTILTPSNLLHSNVDPKTVTFQACNQQERLYHSMVDGVGHNFFYVYEALFTKLRLRLPFTPFQVAILKKINAAPTQLHPHAWIFVRSFELLCQSHGMDPIVSVFFYFFEVKIRNREWVHVVKRGRRPRILELGQWHIGDIFRSRFFRVEGSKIEGSVPFFLDENTGKEIFPLHWQQHLKSPSSPKYLRPSEAKLVKQLSLLKSPKMCGAMIRSTVATPRSPEPRLDNYSVQAGHDECIDEEEENKECLEDDEEEEEEVEEEKEEEEEDQVSSSRKMKLKREALFEPGADRDVEKKKQKVSVESSGASPRRERSIEQVLMESEEENKREGLRSFQGKGAVASLWDDRFNFDGHLRQHLFFYSDQDQLRRAGDSSVAQFVKANAFRIATAADFMESEIEKSRNEVHRLLLELAEEKNARLRAEEQLQEAKAAREKAERELVRSKKDADCTEAFLLQKWNKSMKVSFQNAVDQVRYFFPDLNLDSVELDHRKVVKEGQLVEPHSA from the exons ATGGCGTTGCCGTCCACCATCACAAAACTCAACCACACTATTCTTACCCCTTCCAACCTCCTCCACTCCAACGTTGACCCCAAAACCGTAACATTCCAAGCATGTAATCAACAGGAACGTCTTTACCACTCAATGGTCGACGGCGTCGGACACAACTTCTTCTACGTCTATGAAGCACTCTTCACAAAACTAAGGCTACGCTTACCTTTCACCCCTTTTCAAGTTGCTATTCTCAAGAAGATCAATGCAGCACCCACACAACTCCATCCTCACGCTTGGATATTCGTCAGAAGCTTCGAGCTTCTCTGTCAATCTCACGGTATGGATCCTATCGTCTCcgttttcttctacttttttgAGGTGAAGATAAGGAATAGAGAATGGGTTCACGTTGTCAAGCGCGGGCGTCGTCCAAGAATCCTTGAGTTAGGTCAGTGGCACATCGGCGATATCTTCAGAAGCCGTTTCTTCCGGGTTGAGGGAAGCAAAATTGAGGGTTCAGTTCCCTTCTTCCTCGATGAGAACACCGGCAAGGAGATCTTCCCTCTGCATTGGCAACAGCACCTTAAATCTCCAAGTTCCCCCAAATATTTGAGACCCTCCGAGGCGAAATTGGTAAAACAACTCTCTCTGCTCAAATCGCCTAAGATGTGTGGTGCTATGATTAGAAGTACTGTTGCCACACCCCGTAGCC CTGAGCCAAGATTAGATAACTATTCAGTGCAAGCGGGGCATGATGAATgcatagatgaagaagaagaaaacaaggagtGCCTTGAGGAtgacgaagaagaagaggaagaggtggaggaagaaaaggaagaagaagaagaagatcaagTATCGTCTTCTAGAAAGATGAAACTGAAGAGGGAAGCGCTATTCGAACCCGGTGCCGATAGGGACGTGgaaaagaagaagcaaaagGTTTCGGTGGAAAGCAGTGGTGCTTCTCCGCGCCGGGAAAGGAGTATAGAGCAAGTGTTGATGGAGAGCGAGGAGGAGAACAAAAGAGAGGGATTGCGTAGTTTTCAAGGCAAGGGAGCAGTTGCTTCACTGTGGGATGATCGATTCAATTTCGACGGTCATCTGCGCCAACACTTATTCTTTTACAGCGACCAGGACCAGCTCCGCCGCGCCGGTGACTCCTCCGTTGCGCAGTTTGTGAAGGCCAACGCCTTCCGGATCGCGACAGCGGCTGATTTCATGGAATCAGAGATTGAAAAGAGTCGCAATGAGGTGCATCGTCTCTTATTGGAGCTGGCGGAGGAGAAGAATGCAAGACTTAGAGCAGAGGAGCAGTTGCAGGAAGCAAAGGCTGCTCGCGAGAAGGCGGAGAGGGAGCTTGTAAGATCAAAGAAAGATGCTGATTGCACAGAAGCATTTCTTCTTCAGAAATGGAACAAATCGATGAAGGTATCGTTTCAGAACGCTGTTGATCAAGTTCGGTACTTTTTCCCAGATCTGAATCTCGATTCTGTTGAGTTGGATCATCGCAAAGTTGTAAAGGAAGGTCAATTGGTGGAACCTCACTCAGCATAA
- the LOC107469871 gene encoding uncharacterized protein LOC107469871, translating into MKSNSTEKFGTNWDWVDPQVLNTQSSITNPPNLNPFNFLQPTLDSSTVSFLPCTPSERVCFSTLHLHDHNDDFFYLYEIIFTHFGLRLPFSDFQLQILNAINVAPTQLHPEAWAFVISFENLCQSFRLAPSVAAFFYFFQVVKEKEKMSWVSIRAHEGQTKILVFDKWYANFSNQFFRVEGRRGSALPFFVGENKKPKFPLYWTRMIQSPKPPQSSSLSPSEKDLVDKLQRLKEPFQCAFYFPLNTNAPLKISPLHAPNSNGRRSKQVVEVTGGVEKRKQFVTSTPEQRKNQRVLVENSPTSTPPPPPPPPVVNSDMEETGHLCGFEGDGAGLPSCVQGHALDSNGLISHSMGHVDLGSFLQGLFLQGMEVIQKRVSQLESELNEERSARKKAEGKVAEMKKELARCEGELASARRDCEALHEIQQVLRRISTTTTTTTTTMSQRD; encoded by the exons ATGAAATCAAACTCCACAGAAAAATTTGGTACTAACTGGGACTGGGTGGACCCTCAAGTCTTAAACACACAGTCCTCCATCACCAATCCTCCCAACCTCAACCCTTTCAACTTCCTTCAACCCACACTTGATTCCTCTACTGTTTCATTTCTACCTTGCACTCCCTCTGAGCGCGTTTGTTTCTCAACCCTTCATCTCCATGATCATAACGATGATTTCTTCTACCTCTATGAGATCATCTTCACCCACTTCGGCCTCAGACTTCCTTTCTCCGATTTCCAACTTCAAATCCTAAACGCCATCAATGTCGCTCCCACTCAACTTCACCCCGAAGCTTGGGCCTTTGTCATAAGCTTCGAGAATCTCTGTCAATCCTTTCGTCTTGCTCCCAGTGTTGccgctttcttctacttctttcaGGTAGTtaaagagaaggaaaagatgAGTTGGGTTTCCATTCGTGCGCATGAAGGACAAACCAAAATCCTTGTTTTCGACAAGTGGTACGCTAACTTCTCGAACCAGTTCTTCCGAGTTGAAGGTAGAAGAGGCTCAGCACTTCCCTTCTTCGTGGGTGAAAACAAGAAGCCAAAGTTTCCACTGTACTGGACTCGGATGATACAGTCTCCCAAACCACCTCAATCTTCAAGCTTGTCTCCTTCGGAGAAAGACTTGGTTGATAAACTCCAAAGATTGAAAGAACCATTCCAATGTGCCTTTTACTTTCCCCTTAACACCAATGCGCCTCTCAAAATAAGCCCTTTGC ATGCCCCTAACTCAAatggaagaagatcaaaacagGTAGTTGAAGTGACAGGGGGAGTTGAAAAGAGGAAGCAGTTTGTCACATCTACCCCTGAGCAGAGGAAAAATCAAAGGGTGTTGGTGGAGAATAGTCCTACTTCTACTCCGCCTCCGCCTCCGCCTCCGCCGGTGGTCAATTCAGATATGGAAGAGACGGGTCATTTGTGTGGTTTTGAAGGGGATGGAGCAGGGCTTCCCTCCTGCGTCCAGGGTCACGCATTGGATTCCAATGGTCTCATCAGCCACAGCATGGGACACGTGGATCTTGGTAGCTTTCTGCAGGGACTATTTCTGCAAGGCATGGAAGTGATTCAGAAACGGGTCTCCCAACTTGAATCTGAGCTGAATGAGGAGAGAAGCGCCAGAAAGAAAGCTGAGGGTAAGGTAGCAGAAATGAAAAAGGAGCTTGCTCGGTGTGAAGGGGAGCTTGCCTCCGCAAGAAGAGATTGTGAAGCACTGCATGAAATCCAGCAAGTCTTGAGAAGGATCagtactactactactactactactactaccatGAGTCAAAGAGATTAG